One window of Cervus elaphus chromosome 2, mCerEla1.1, whole genome shotgun sequence genomic DNA carries:
- the FAM181B gene encoding protein FAM181B, which produces MAVQAALLSTHPFVPFGFGGSPDGLGGAFGALDKGCCFEDEETGTPAGALLAGAESGEAREATRDLLSFIDSASSNIKLALDKPGKSKRKVNHRKYLQKQIKRCSGLMGAAPPGPPSPGAADTPAKRPLAGAQTVPVPAHGKAAPRREASQAAAAASLQSRSLAALFDSLRHVPGGADPAGAAEAAPAAGLVGGDAAGSAGGPAVPGARKVPLRARNLPPSFFTEPSRPGGGGCGPSVPGVSLGDLEKGSEAAEFFELLGPDYGAGTEAGALLGAEPLDVFPAGAAVLRGPPELEPGLFEPQPAMVGSLLYPEPWSAPGGPATKKPPLPAPRGGLTLNEPLRSVYPAAADSPGGDDGPGLLASFAPFFSDCALPPAPPPPPQQVSYDYSAGYSRTAFAGLWRPDGAWEGAPGEEGAPRD; this is translated from the coding sequence ATGGCAGTCCAGGCGGCGCTCCTCAGCACGCACCCCTTCGTCCCCTTCGGCTTCGGGGGCTCCCCGGACGGGCTGGGAGGCGCCTTCGGAGCCCTGGACAAGGGCTGCTGTTTCGAGGATGAGGAGACCGGGACGCCGGCGGGCGCGCTGCTGGCGGGCGCCGAGAGCGGGGAAGCGCGCGAGGCCACCCGCGACCTGCTCAGCTTCATCGACTCCGCGTCTAGCAACATCAAGCTGGCCCTGGACAAGCCCGGCAAGTCGAAGCGGAAGGTGAACCACCGCAAGTACCTGCAGAAGCAGATCAAGCGCTGCAGTGGCCTCATGGGCGCCGCGCCCCCGGGCCCGCCCTCCCCAGGCGCCGCCGACACGCCCGCCAAGCGGCCGCTCGCCGGCGCCCAGACAGTTCCGGTCCCGGCCCACGGCAAGGCGGCTCCCCGGCGGGAGGCGTCGCAGGCCGCGGCGGCCGCCAGCCTGCAAAGCCGGAGCCTGGCCGCGCTCTTCGACTCGCTGCGCCACGTCCCTGGGGGCGCCGATCCGGCCGGGGCTGCGGAGGCGGCGCCCGCTGCCGGGCTCGTGGGCGGGGACGCGGCCGGCTCCGCGGGCGGCCCGGCGGTCCCCGGCGCCAGGAAGGTCCCGCTGCGGGCCCGCAACCTGCCGCCGTCCTTCTTCACCGAGCCGTCCCGGCCGGGCGGCGGCGGGTGCGGCCCGTCGGTGCCCGGCGTGAGCCTGGGCGACTTGGAGAAGGGCTCAGAGGCCGCCGAGTTCTTCGAGCTTCTGGGGCCCGACTACGGCGCGGGCACCGAAGCGGGTGCCTTACTTGGCGCGGAGCCTCTCGATGTGTTCCCCGCCGGGGCCGCCGTCCTGCGGGGACCCCCGGAGCTGGAGCCCGGCCTGTTTGAGCCCCAGCCCGCGATGGTGGGGAGCCTACTGTACCCCGAGCCCTGGAGCGCCCCGGGCGGCCCCGCGACCAAGAAGCCGCCCCTGCCCGCGCCCCGCGGTGGCTTGACCTTGAACGAGCCCTTGCGCTCCGTGTACCCCGCTGCCGCGGACTCTCCGGGCGGGGACGACGGGCCCGGCCTCTTGGCCTCGTTCGCCCCCTTCTTCTCAGACTGCGCTCTGCccccggcgccgccgccgccgccccaaCAGGTGTCCTACGACTACAGCGCGGGCTACAGCCGCACGGCGTTCGCCGGCCTTTGGAGGCCCGACGGGGCTTGGGAAGGGGCGCCCGGGGAGGAGGGGGCGCCCCGGGATTGA